One window of Litorilinea aerophila genomic DNA carries:
- a CDS encoding ABC transporter permease, which yields MKRQSAHLSKTAQFTWSTLLLNNIGTRLVLLIHYRSLIYNLVIRDLKVRYRNSLFGFLWSLLNPLGMMLVFTIISPLLFRDQSIVNYPVFLLSGILPWNYFSASVMTGTNSVVTNGHLIKKIYFPPEVLPVATTLSNLINFLLALLILFVLIFISGIQLSPWIALLPIVILIQTVLTLGIVFFLSAIQVYYHDTLLIMDVVMLAWFFLTPVFYSTSMLPATYELFGITLNVHRLLYILNPMASLINMYRDLLYWSYRTDIDFFLRTSITAILFLIVGYWFFVRYSSHFSEEV from the coding sequence ATGAAGAGGCAGTCAGCTCATTTGTCAAAGACGGCGCAATTCACTTGGTCAACTCTTTTGCTCAATAACATAGGGACACGCCTCGTTTTACTGATCCATTATCGGTCTCTTATTTATAACTTGGTGATACGTGATTTGAAGGTGCGTTATCGGAATAGCCTATTCGGTTTTTTGTGGAGTTTGCTCAATCCGCTAGGCATGATGCTCGTTTTCACCATTATCTCGCCACTGCTATTCCGAGATCAGTCAATTGTCAATTATCCAGTCTTTTTGCTGAGTGGCATTTTACCCTGGAATTACTTCTCCGCAAGCGTCATGACTGGCACAAATAGTGTTGTTACGAATGGACATCTTATCAAGAAAATCTATTTTCCCCCCGAGGTATTGCCCGTTGCGACGACGCTCTCTAATCTTATCAATTTTTTGTTGGCGCTATTGATTTTATTTGTTCTGATTTTCATCTCTGGAATTCAGCTCAGTCCATGGATTGCGCTTTTGCCCATTGTGATTCTAATTCAAACGGTCTTGACTCTGGGCATTGTCTTCTTTTTAAGCGCTATACAGGTCTATTATCATGATACATTGCTGATTATGGACGTCGTTATGTTGGCATGGTTTTTCTTAACACCGGTGTTTTATTCGACATCGATGCTCCCGGCAACCTACGAACTTTTCGGCATTACGCTCAACGTTCATCGACTTCTCTATATCTTGAACCCTATGGCCTCCCTCATTAACATGTATCGAGACCTCTTGTATTGGAGTTATCGAACCGATATAGATTTTTTCTTACGTACTTCTATCACGGCCATCTTGTTCTTAATTGTTGGATATTGGTTCTTTGTACGTTATAGTAGCCACTTCAGTGAAGAGGTGTAA
- a CDS encoding virginiamycin B lyase family protein, whose product MHPLFKPQNWKFSRESLPLLGRKVLIFIGLTAFLIFISSPSLQAETVESPVKIFPLPASPFDVQVENANKVWFTLPTANKIGSLEILSASTPEQYLYTFYTPPTPNSEPYRLAIDEHNVWFTQRQGNRIGRLSKESGSIVEYEIPTPNSEPTGIDIAPNGYVWFVQNKGNKIASLIPANGTIQEINVGYGNANLDRIDATASSIVWVTAPGINYLLGYRPAFNDIVTVSVVDNRPGGGPGTVSGLAVTSTGVPWISTKNLPKLAVYMYGTLATWLWYSYPWTTAELTDIDLWIDSNQTFLWALDGANREVVQIDATTTRVVQRIGLGREISILASLDFEPTTQIIWVSDVGASALYALQPPYHLAIYLPVIAR is encoded by the coding sequence ATGCACCCGCTGTTCAAACCTCAAAACTGGAAATTCTCAAGGGAGTCTCTTCCCCTGCTCGGGAGAAAAGTCCTTATCTTTATTGGTTTGACTGCATTCTTGATATTTATTTCATCCCCATCACTCCAGGCGGAAACGGTGGAGTCTCCGGTAAAAATCTTTCCGCTGCCAGCATCCCCTTTTGATGTTCAGGTAGAAAATGCGAACAAAGTATGGTTTACACTCCCAACAGCGAATAAAATTGGCTCATTAGAGATCCTTTCCGCCTCTACGCCAGAGCAATATCTATATACTTTCTATACGCCGCCAACCCCCAATAGCGAGCCTTATCGACTCGCCATTGATGAACATAATGTCTGGTTCACACAGAGACAAGGCAACCGAATTGGACGCCTTTCCAAGGAGAGCGGAAGCATTGTTGAATATGAAATTCCTACACCGAACAGTGAACCGACCGGCATCGATATTGCTCCGAATGGATATGTCTGGTTCGTACAAAATAAGGGGAACAAAATCGCATCCCTCATACCCGCCAACGGTACGATTCAAGAGATCAATGTAGGTTATGGGAATGCCAATCTCGATAGGATCGATGCCACCGCTTCTTCAATTGTCTGGGTGACAGCCCCGGGAATTAATTATCTGCTGGGATATCGGCCCGCTTTTAATGATATTGTGACTGTTAGCGTGGTAGACAATCGGCCTGGTGGTGGCCCTGGCACAGTGAGTGGACTGGCCGTGACAAGTACCGGTGTGCCCTGGATTTCCACAAAAAATCTCCCTAAACTAGCCGTCTACATGTACGGCACGCTGGCTACCTGGCTGTGGTACTCATATCCATGGACAACAGCGGAGTTGACAGATATTGACCTCTGGATTGATTCCAATCAAACATTTTTGTGGGCGCTGGATGGAGCCAACCGCGAAGTTGTGCAGATTGATGCGACAACCACGCGCGTAGTACAACGCATAGGATTAGGTAGGGAGATCAGCATATTAGCGTCTTTGGATTTCGAGCCCACAACCCAAATCATTTGGGTCAGTGATGTGGGGGCTTCAGCTCTTTATGCCCTACAACCGCCCTACCATCTCGCAATCTACTTGCCTGTGATAGCACGTTGA
- the moaD gene encoding molybdopterin converting factor subunit 1 produces MEVTVKLFATLRQQAGWSERRIDLPTEATLQDLLSRLEEEHENLTFADRPVYAAVNQEYAHLDRILAPGDEVALFPPVSGGTGGERESVLEEVSSQAAPKLYEITDRPLSLDEVAARVSRVSCGAVVVFSGTVRGETATEAGARNTDFLVYEAYVEMAERMLAQIGDEIKARWPKVEAVSIMHRIGRCEVGEPSVVIAVATPHRGDGCFEACRYAIERLKAIVPIWKQENWSDGQVWVEGPRQPELDLSPPGQEHGGGAD; encoded by the coding sequence ATGGAAGTCACCGTTAAACTCTTTGCTACCCTGCGCCAGCAGGCCGGTTGGTCCGAGCGGCGCATTGACCTGCCGACCGAGGCCACCTTACAAGATCTCCTGAGCCGGTTGGAAGAGGAGCACGAAAACCTGACCTTTGCCGACCGTCCCGTCTATGCGGCCGTCAACCAGGAGTACGCCCATCTGGACCGGATCCTTGCCCCGGGCGATGAAGTGGCCTTGTTTCCGCCGGTTTCGGGCGGAACCGGCGGGGAGCGAGAGAGCGTCCTTGAGGAGGTATCCAGCCAGGCGGCGCCGAAACTGTATGAAATTACCGACCGGCCCCTCTCCCTGGACGAGGTGGCGGCCCGGGTGAGCCGGGTGAGCTGTGGCGCGGTGGTGGTCTTCAGCGGGACCGTGCGGGGTGAGACGGCCACGGAAGCCGGCGCCCGCAACACCGATTTTCTGGTCTACGAAGCCTATGTGGAAATGGCCGAGCGTATGCTGGCGCAAATCGGCGACGAAATCAAGGCCCGCTGGCCCAAGGTGGAGGCGGTGAGCATCATGCACCGCATTGGGCGCTGTGAAGTTGGCGAACCCAGCGTGGTCATTGCGGTGGCCACGCCCCACCGGGGCGACGGCTGCTTCGAGGCCTGTCGCTATGCCATCGAGCGCCTCAAGGCCATCGTGCCCATCTGGAAACAGGAAAACTGGTCCGACGGCCAGGTGTGGGTGGAAGGGCCCCGCCAGCCAGAACTGGACCTGTCGCCGCCGGGGCAGGAGCATGGAGGGGGAGCGGATTAG
- a CDS encoding glycosyltransferase family 39 protein — MIKKTILSYTNWRLVIVPPTLLYLFLVTLYFLTIPLGESPDEPGHLQCIQQVALYNRLPIVEPKPQGEWWKPGVTLSGRMCYHMPLYYVGTGLLQKAIGYMTGSPVAIDFPAHNEAFGETGVMFLHSNRQSLWQREEPSVVIGVRIVSILLGLTVVWASMAIAHQLFPKAPIAALLTGTWVAGWPQFLFLSRAISNDVLATALASITLALLLQPGKPGRYVLLAVLSALAVLTKVTMLFVIGAIVAAWLLEFIRLPQQRRNLIEKFGLMLLIWGATAAIVQLTPTIRTNFWSSAQTFSRVGERVLQLEYWLEVIRLTLSSGWVRFGWMNVAAPDVSAYLWWSLIFGLSFVGCRNWWRSGLRERNLIAAILVVWCLGATAAYIRINMTVFQPQFRFLQSLIPIFSTLVAGGLLSIMPRQPRRQIFVSGTLILLAIVVNALIIWEIVIPHYGLLS, encoded by the coding sequence GTGATCAAAAAAACTATCTTGTCATACACAAATTGGCGATTGGTGATTGTCCCCCCTACACTTCTCTATCTGTTTTTGGTCACATTATATTTTCTGACCATTCCCCTTGGAGAAAGTCCAGATGAACCAGGACATTTACAGTGCATCCAACAGGTTGCGTTGTATAACCGCCTTCCGATTGTCGAGCCCAAACCACAAGGGGAGTGGTGGAAGCCTGGCGTTACCTTGTCTGGACGCATGTGCTATCACATGCCCCTTTACTATGTAGGTACAGGCTTATTGCAAAAGGCAATCGGCTACATGACGGGGAGTCCAGTAGCCATCGATTTCCCGGCACATAACGAAGCGTTCGGCGAAACCGGCGTGATGTTTCTGCATTCAAATCGACAAAGCCTGTGGCAACGCGAAGAGCCCAGCGTAGTGATCGGTGTACGGATCGTCTCAATTTTGCTGGGATTAACAGTGGTATGGGCCTCGATGGCAATAGCTCACCAGCTTTTCCCCAAAGCGCCGATCGCCGCCCTGCTTACTGGTACCTGGGTTGCTGGCTGGCCACAGTTTTTATTCCTGAGCCGGGCAATTAGCAATGATGTCTTGGCCACAGCGTTGGCCTCTATCACGCTGGCACTGCTTCTACAACCAGGAAAGCCCGGGCGATATGTTCTGCTGGCAGTCCTTTCAGCACTGGCAGTACTCACAAAGGTGACCATGCTTTTTGTTATCGGAGCAATTGTCGCCGCCTGGTTGCTAGAATTCATCCGATTGCCACAACAACGCCGGAATCTGATCGAAAAATTCGGTTTGATGCTACTCATATGGGGTGCAACTGCAGCAATAGTCCAACTGACCCCCACGATTCGAACCAATTTTTGGTCAAGTGCTCAAACGTTTAGCCGGGTCGGAGAACGAGTCTTGCAGCTAGAATATTGGCTGGAAGTAATCCGTTTAACCTTGAGCTCCGGTTGGGTTCGATTTGGTTGGATGAATGTAGCAGCGCCAGATGTCTCAGCCTATCTATGGTGGAGTCTTATCTTTGGCCTTTCATTTGTTGGCTGCAGAAATTGGTGGCGCAGTGGACTACGCGAACGCAATCTGATAGCCGCCATTCTCGTTGTCTGGTGCTTAGGCGCTACAGCTGCGTATATACGGATTAACATGACCGTTTTTCAACCACAGTTTCGCTTTCTGCAAAGCCTTATCCCAATTTTCAGTACGCTTGTGGCAGGAGGATTGCTCAGTATTATGCCGCGACAACCTCGTCGACAAATTTTTGTCAGCGGTACCTTAATCTTGCTCGCAATCGTTGTAAATGCCCTGATCATCTGGGAAATCGTAATCCCGCATTACGGATTGCTGAGTTGA
- a CDS encoding molybdopterin-binding protein — MTARPESPYPMLPVPEALEVVLAQAHPLPAQTVPLAQALGHILAADVVAREPLPPFPASVKDGYAVVAADGPGDYPVVGEVTAGRVADFRLSPGTVAYITTGAPLPPGADAVVMVEETERLPTDDGTPRVRIHARVKPGDDVRPVGVDVAAGQQVLAAGEYIGPAEVGLLATAGVTQVPVYPRPRVAVLSTGDELVEPDQPLGPGQIRDSNRAMLLAAVAANGGIPVDLGIAGDSQEALEAGVQRGLAEADILLSSGGVSMGELDLIKPLLEHAGTVHFGRIHMKPGKPLTFATAQVAGRKKLIFGLPGNPVSSLVTFYLMAVPAMRQMAGWPNPHLPRVQAHLAQPLPLDAHRPEYHRATLRWEPSLNQGRGGFLATSTGSQASSRLLSMRTANALLELPQRAGRLEAGDVVTALLIGPLG, encoded by the coding sequence ATGACAGCCAGACCCGAATCGCCCTATCCCATGTTGCCGGTGCCCGAGGCGCTGGAGGTAGTTTTGGCCCAGGCCCATCCCCTGCCGGCGCAGACGGTGCCGCTGGCCCAGGCGTTGGGCCACATCCTGGCAGCCGACGTGGTGGCCCGGGAGCCCCTGCCGCCCTTTCCCGCCTCGGTCAAAGACGGCTACGCGGTCGTGGCCGCGGACGGTCCCGGCGACTACCCCGTGGTCGGCGAGGTGACCGCAGGCCGGGTGGCCGACTTTCGCCTGTCGCCGGGCACGGTGGCCTACATCACCACCGGCGCGCCCCTGCCTCCGGGCGCCGATGCCGTGGTCATGGTGGAGGAGACCGAGCGGCTGCCCACGGATGATGGCACGCCCCGGGTGCGGATCCACGCCCGGGTCAAGCCTGGCGACGATGTTCGCCCCGTGGGCGTGGACGTGGCCGCGGGACAGCAGGTGCTGGCTGCCGGCGAGTACATCGGCCCGGCCGAGGTCGGCCTCCTGGCCACCGCAGGCGTCACCCAGGTGCCCGTCTACCCCCGCCCCCGGGTGGCCGTGCTCTCCACGGGCGATGAACTGGTGGAGCCCGACCAGCCCCTGGGCCCCGGCCAGATTCGGGACAGCAACCGGGCCATGCTTCTGGCGGCCGTGGCAGCCAACGGCGGCATCCCGGTGGACCTGGGCATCGCCGGCGACAGCCAGGAGGCTTTGGAAGCGGGCGTCCAACGGGGGTTGGCCGAAGCGGACATCCTGCTCAGCTCTGGCGGCGTCTCCATGGGCGAGCTGGACCTGATCAAGCCGCTGCTGGAACACGCCGGCACAGTCCACTTTGGCCGTATCCACATGAAGCCCGGCAAGCCCCTCACCTTCGCCACCGCGCAGGTGGCCGGCCGCAAGAAGCTCATCTTCGGCCTGCCGGGTAACCCGGTGAGCAGCCTGGTGACCTTTTACCTGATGGCCGTGCCTGCCATGCGCCAAATGGCTGGCTGGCCGAACCCGCACTTGCCCCGGGTTCAGGCCCACCTGGCCCAACCCCTGCCCCTGGATGCCCATCGGCCTGAGTACCACCGGGCTACCCTGCGTTGGGAACCCTCCCTGAACCAGGGGCGGGGCGGCTTCCTGGCCACCAGCACCGGCAGCCAGGCCAGCAGCCGCCTGCTCAGCATGCGCACAGCCAACGCCCTGCTGGAGCTCCCCCAGCGCGCAGGCCGGCTGGAGGCCGGGGACGTGGTGACCGCCCTCCTCATCGGCCCCTTGGGGTAG